From the Carassius carassius chromosome 45, fCarCar2.1, whole genome shotgun sequence genome, one window contains:
- the LOC132127502 gene encoding phosphatidylinositol transfer protein beta isoform-like, translating into MVLIKEYRVVLPCSVEEYQVGQLFSVAEASKNETGGGEGIEVLKNEPYEKEGEKGQYTHKIYHLKSKVPGFVKMIAPEGALVFHEKAWNAYPYCRTIVTNEYMKDDFMIKIETWHKPDTGSLENVHDLDPTTWKTVEVVHIDIADRSQVEPGDYKQDEDPAIFQSEKTGRGPLGPDWKKELLAKPDAPRMCAYKLVTVKFKWWGLQTKIENFIHKQEKRIFTNFHRQLFCWIDSWVELTMEDIRRMEEETQRELEELRKTGQVRGTSAAHEQ; encoded by the exons ATGGTGCTCATCAAGGAATA TCGTGTGGTCTTGCCGTGCTCGGTGGAAGAG TATCAAGTCGGGCAGCTTTTCTCGGTGGCTGAGGCCAGTAAAAACGAGACGGGTGGAGGAGAAGGCATTGAAGTGCTCAAGAACGAACCCTATGAGAAGGAAGGCGAGAAGGGAcagtacacacacaaaatctACCACTTAAAGAG TAAAGTGCCAGGCTTTGTGAAGATGATCGCACCAGAGGGGGCGTTAGTTTTCCACGAAAAGGCCTGGAATGCTTATCCATACTGCCGCACGA TTGTGACT AATGAATACATGAAAGATGACTTCATGATTAAAATTGAAACATGGCACAAACCTGACACGGGCTCTTTAGAGAAT GTACATGATCTGGATCCCACCACATGGAAGACGGTGGAAGTCGTGCATATCGATATAGCCGATCGGTCTCAGGTTGAACCTGGA GATTATAAACAGGATGAGGACCCAGCAATCTTTCAATCAGAGAAAACGGGCCGTGGACCTTTGGGACCAGACTGGAAG AAAGAGCTCTTGGCTAAGCCGGACGCCCCTCGTATGTGTGCGTACAAACTAGTCACCGTCAAGTTCAAGTGGTGGGGCCTGCAAACCAAAATAGAAAACTTCATCCACAAG CAAGAGAAGAGAATCTTCACCAACTTCCACCGTCAGCTCTTCTGTTGGATTGACAGCTGGGTGGAGCTCACCATGGAGGACATCCGCCGGATGGAGGAGGAGACGCAGCGAGAGCTGGAAGAG